The following coding sequences lie in one Epinephelus lanceolatus isolate andai-2023 chromosome 24, ASM4190304v1, whole genome shotgun sequence genomic window:
- the spry2 gene encoding protein sprouty homolog 2: MDSTSQNDSDGGGGRRGWSPSPTGSPGTQHDEGRPQPRPPQTQGGPPDPGLTIGQPPHTLAVLSLDQIQISGSSNEYTDGPTVAQRSPVSQQKSDLVTSPGLRTSGQQETREEGPNNLRNLHSLTQYGNTNTSITSREGVLRSSSAEDSQSSIRTSVGSTSSGQRLLSGPAGSNQIIRTQPKRAELNSEELKPLNNEPRAVLAVPGSATYKKNGIHTRECEDCGRCSCPECSRPRVLPSCWMCGRRCVCSAQSVVEYGTCVCCVKGLFYHCSSDDEDTCADKPFSCSQSHCCVRWTTVSLLSLLFPCLLCYLPAKGCVAVCQSCYDRVNRPGCRCKNTNPIHCEDVGKPT; this comes from the coding sequence ATGGATTCCACAAGTCAGAACGACAGCGATGGGGGAGGAGGACGCCGCGGGTGGTCGCCGTCACCGACCGGCTCGCCGGGCACACAGCATGACGAAGGGAGACCGCAACCAAGGCCTCCGCAAACCCAGGGCGGTCCGCCAGATCCTGGGTTGACCATTGGGCAGCCGCCCCACACTCTGGCAGTGCTATCTCTGGATCAGATCCAGATAAGTGGGAGTAGTAATGAGTACACAGACGGGCCCACAGTCGCCCAAAGGTCTCCAGTCTCTCAGCAGAAGAGTGACTTGGTTACATCACCAGGTTTAAGGACCAGTGGGCAGCAGGAGACTCGGGAAGAGGGGCCTAATAATCTCCGTAACCTGCATTCATTGACTCAGTATGGAAACACAAATACTTCCATCACCTCCAGGGAGGGCGTGCTGCGGTCCTCCAGTGCGGAGGACTCCCAGAGTAGCATCAGGACCAGCGTGGGGAGCACCTCCTCAGGCCAGAGACTCCTCAGCGGCCCGGCAGGCAGCAACCAGATAATCAGAACCCAGCCCAAACGTGCAGAGCTAAACTCAGAGGAGCTGAAACCCCTGAACAATGAGCCCAGGGCTGTGTTGGCTGTGCCGGGCAGCGCAACCTATAAAAAGAATGGTATACACACCCGCGAGTGTGAGGACTGTGGTCGGTGCAGTTGCCCAGAGTGCAGTCGCCCACGGGTGCTTCCTTCCTGTTGGATGTGCGGGCGTCGCTGCGTGTGCTCGGCGCAGAGCGTGGTGGAGTACGGCACCTGCGTCTGCTGCGTCAAGGGGCTTTTCTACCACTGCTCCAGCGACGACGAGGACACGTGCGCCGACAAGCCCTTCTCGTGCTCACAGTCGCACTGCTGCGTCCGCTGGACCACCGTGTCGCTCCTCTCCCTGCTCTTCCCCTGCCTCCTGTGCTACCTCCCGGCTAAAGGATGTGTCGCTGTGTGCCAGAGCTGCTATGACCGAGTCAACCGACCCGGCTGTCGGTGCAAGAACACAAACCCAATCCACTGTGAGGATGTTGGCAAGCCAACGTAG